The Mycolicibacterium flavescens genomic interval CGGCCGTCGGAGGTGACCTCCTCGTTGGCCAGTACCGTGCCCAACCCCGGACACCAGTTCACCAGCGAGTCGGACTGATATACCAGCCGATACGAGTCGATGACGTCGGCGCGCTCACCCTTCGACAGATCCGTCCACGACCGGCCGTCGTCGAGGCTGCGCGCACCCGACTCGAACTGCTCGACCAACTCCGCGATCGGCCGGGCCTTCTGTGCGGTCGGGTCGAACCACGCGTTGTAGATCTGCAGGAAGATCCACTGCGTCCACTTGTAGTAGTCGACGTCGGTGGTGGCGAAGCTGCGGCGCGAGTCGTGACCGAACCCCAACCGGCCCAGCTGGCGCCTGAAGTTGACGATGTTGGCCTCGGTGCGAATCCGGGGATGCGTCCCGGTCTGGATGGCGTACTGCTCGGCAGGCAGACCGAACGCGTCAAACCCCAAGGCGTGCAACACATTATGCCCGGTCATCCGGAAGTACCTGGCGTAGACGTCGGTCGCGATGTAACCGAGCGGGTGCCCGACGTGCAGGCCTTCACCCGACGGATACGGGAACATGTCCAAGACGAACATCTTGTCGGGGGGCACCGGCGAACCGTCGGCGGGCGCCAGCGACCCGACGGGGTTCGGCACGTGGAAGGTCCCCGCGTCGGCCCACCGCTGCTGCCAGGTGCGCTCGATCTGCCCGGCCAGCTCCGCGGTGTAGCGGTGCTGCGGGGTGTCTGTGGTCGGCGCGTCTGTCACGTGAACAGGGTATAAGCACCGATATTCGCGGTGCTTCGGCCACGGGTCGGTCTCGGTTGCATTGCGGGGAAGTCAGAACACGGTTGCAGGTCGATTCCGACGCTGGTCGCCGTGCTTCGCGGGTCGATACAGTCAGCGCCTGACCTCTTCCCGTGCAGCTCGGAAGGACCGACGCAGATGATCGAGATCGCCCCTCGCTGGCGGATATTGGCCGCAAGTGTGGCCACCGCCACCGCCGGCGTCCTCGGCTTTGCGGGCACGACCGCATCGGCCGAACCTCTCGTTCCGCAGCCACCCCAGCCCGCGTTGCCCACGGTCACGCAGACCGTCACGGTCACACCGAACGCCCAGCCCCTCACCCAACAGGGGGTGACCGCACCGGGTGTGACGTCTGCCACCGCGGGGACCCCGGCCGGCGCGGCAGCCCAAGCCGGCGCAGCGACTCCGGCGGGCGCGGCGACTCCGGCGGGCGCGGCCACTCCGGCGGGCGCGGCGACACCGGCCGGTACCTCGGCCCCGGGCCTGGCCGCCCAACCCGTCCCCCCGGCGCCGGTCGCGACGATCATGCCCACCACCTCCGGCACGCTCACCGAGTTCTTCGCCGACAAGGGGGTCAAACTCGAGCCCCAGAACAGCCGCGACTTCAAGGCGCTCACCATCGTGCTGCCGATGCCGCGCGGCTGGGAGCACGTCCCGGACCCGAACGTCCCCGATGCCTTCGCGGTGATCGCGGACCGGGTCGGCGGCAACGGGTTGTACACCTCGAACGCTCAGGTCGTGGTGTACAAGCTCGTCGGCGACTTCGACCCCAAAGAGGCGATCAGCCACGGCTTCATCGACAGCCAGCAGCTGCCCGCATGGCGCAGCACCGACGCGTCGCTGGCCGAGTTCGGCGGCATGCCGTCGGCGTTGATCGAGGGAACCTACCGCGAGAACAACATGACGCTGAACACCTCGCGGCGTCACGTCATCGCCGCGGCCGGACCGGACAAGTATCTGGTGTCGCTGTCCGTCACCACGAGCGTCGACCAGGTTGTCCCGGCCGCTGAGGCCACGGACGCAATCGTCAACGGTTTCCGGGTGACGGTCCCCGGGGCGCCCGCCGCAGCACCCCCCGCTGCGCCTGCCGCCCCCGGTGCACCCGCCCCGGCCGCTCCCGGCGCGGCATCGCCGGTGTCTAATCCGCCGTCAGCAGCGACGGCGCCGGCCGCCCCGCGGTCCCCGAGCGCGACTGCGCTGGGAACCCAGCCGGGCCTGCCGGGTTAGGCCCGTCCCCCGGGCGAAGCCTGGCGCCCGGGGGACGTCCCAAACTCGTCGATCGCGACGGGTCTCGATATCCTGTGGCCCATGCTCATCGCCGCGGTGCTCTGCCTGTGCGCTGCCGGCGCCATCGCCGCGGTCGGTGGATGGCTACTGAGCCGACCGCAATCCGAAGACCCGGTGCGCACGGTGCTGCGCTCGGTGGCGCCAACCCAACTGGCGGCCGCCGCGATGCTGGCAGCCGGCGGTGCGGTCGCACTGGCGGCCGATCCCGGCACGGCCCTCGTCGTGTTGATCGTCTGCGTGGTCGGAGCGCTGGGAACCGTCGGAGCCGGATGCTGGCAGAGCGCGAAGATGGCCGTCCGGCTATCGCGCGCTGAGCGCAGCGAGGCGGGCGGTTGCGGCGGCGCGTGCGCCACCTGCACGCTCTCCTGCAGTTGAGGTCTAGTTGCGGCTGACGTCGATCGGATGCGTGGCGAGCAACGACAGCGGAAGGGGCTGTCTGCGCAGCACCCGCGACCACAGGTCGATCTTCGGTTCGACCAGAACGTCGGACGGTAGGGCGGACAAGACGATCCAGTCGTCGCGCTCG includes:
- a CDS encoding putative lipoprotein LpqN, encoding MIEIAPRWRILAASVATATAGVLGFAGTTASAEPLVPQPPQPALPTVTQTVTVTPNAQPLTQQGVTAPGVTSATAGTPAGAAAQAGAATPAGAATPAGAATPAGAATPAGTSAPGLAAQPVPPAPVATIMPTTSGTLTEFFADKGVKLEPQNSRDFKALTIVLPMPRGWEHVPDPNVPDAFAVIADRVGGNGLYTSNAQVVVYKLVGDFDPKEAISHGFIDSQQLPAWRSTDASLAEFGGMPSALIEGTYRENNMTLNTSRRHVIAAAGPDKYLVSLSVTTSVDQVVPAAEATDAIVNGFRVTVPGAPAAAPPAAPAAPGAPAPAAPGAASPVSNPPSAATAPAAPRSPSATALGTQPGLPG
- a CDS encoding putative conserved membrane protein, whose translation is MLIAAVLCLCAAGAIAAVGGWLLSRPQSEDPVRTVLRSVAPTQLAAAAMLAAGGAVALAADPGTALVVLIVCVVGALGTVGAGCWQSAKMAVRLSRAERSEAGGCGGACATCTLSCS